The Anaeromicrobium sediminis genome segment TATTTCAATAGGTGCTGCAGCAGCAGTAATATTAAAATGAAATTTACAGACGATAATTAATAGCTGATAAATAGTTTAACCACTTTATATATATTTGGTATGCTATTTTTAATTTTGAAAGGAGGTGCACTATATGCCAACTATGAGCCAATTAGTGCGTAAAGGAAGAGAAACTGTAGAATCTAAGTCAAACTCTCCAGCGCTTCAAAGAGGTTTCAACTCTCTAAAGAGAAAAGTAACTGCTACTAAGTCTCCACAAAAGAGAGGAGTTTGTACATCTGTTAAGACAGTAACTCCAAAGAAGCCAAACTCTGCCTTAAGAAAAATCGCCAGAGTTAGATTAACTAATGGTGTTGAGGTAACGTCTTATATCCCAGGTATCGGACACAACTTACAAGAGCACAGTGTTGTTTTAGTAAGAGGTGGAAAGGTAAAGGATTTACCAGGGGTTAGATATAAGATAGTAAGAGGAACTTTAGATACAGCTGGAGTACAAAACAGATTACAATCAAGATCTAAGTATGGTGCTAAGAGACCTAAGAAATAAATTGATCAGTCGAGCTAAGATGCACCTACTTTTAGAGAGATAGGCTTTATATATATATTGCATACTAGCGCACGACGGCAATTTAAAGGTTGTCGAGTACCGATGAAACTTGTGTTAAGGAGGGAAGCAAAGTGCCAAGAAAAGGAAATGTACCAAAAAGAGAAGTTTTACCTGATCCGTTACATGGAAGCAAGGTGGTTGCTAAATTAATAAACAACATCATGCAGGACGGAAAAAAGGGAACAGCACAAAGAATTGTGTACAATGCATTTGAAACTATTAGAGAAAAGACTGGTGAGGAACCAGTTGAAGTATTTGAAAATGCTATGAATAACATTATGCCAGTTCTAGAAGTAAGATCTAGACGTGTTGGTGGAGCTAACTACCAAGTTCCAGTAGAAGTTAGACCTGAAAGAAGATATACTTTAGGTTTAAGATGGTTAACTCTTTATACAAAAAAAAGAGGCGAAAGAACTATGGAAGAAAAATTAGCTAAAGAAATTATGGATGCAGCAAACAATACTGGAGCATCTGTTAAGAAGAAAGAAGATACACATAAAATGGCAGAAGCTAATAAAGCATTTGCACATTATAGATGGTAATAATATAAATATAAAAGACCTATTGTTCTTCGTAAGAAGAGCAATGAGGTCTATTGCAATAAGGACACCAGGAAGGAGGAATCAGTGTGCCTAGAGAGTATTCTTTAAAGAACACTAGAAATATCGGTATCATGGCTCACATTGACGCTGGTAAAACTACTACTACTGAGAGAATTTTATTTTATACAGGTATAACTCACAAAATTGGTGAAGTTCATGACGGAGCAGCAACAATGGACTGGATGGAGCAAGAGCAAGAAAGAGGTATTACAATTA includes the following:
- the rpsL gene encoding 30S ribosomal protein S12: MPTMSQLVRKGRETVESKSNSPALQRGFNSLKRKVTATKSPQKRGVCTSVKTVTPKKPNSALRKIARVRLTNGVEVTSYIPGIGHNLQEHSVVLVRGGKVKDLPGVRYKIVRGTLDTAGVQNRLQSRSKYGAKRPKK
- the rpsG gene encoding 30S ribosomal protein S7, whose product is MPRKGNVPKREVLPDPLHGSKVVAKLINNIMQDGKKGTAQRIVYNAFETIREKTGEEPVEVFENAMNNIMPVLEVRSRRVGGANYQVPVEVRPERRYTLGLRWLTLYTKKRGERTMEEKLAKEIMDAANNTGASVKKKEDTHKMAEANKAFAHYRW